From Candidatus Sphingomonas colombiensis, one genomic window encodes:
- a CDS encoding DUF3667 domain-containing protein → MTGIEAGADLATGALLARAVEPGAGGHPGADGHGEGQCLNCGTSLIGTHCHACGQAGHVHRTISAIGHEIAHGVFHFDGKIWRTLPMLLFHPGDLTRRYIEGERARFVSPLAIFLFSIFLMFAVIGNLSGWHFGNPDFLKPGVSGGMAQARIKLDEERKRAIVVADSARARLAKEQRKTDPDSEDVAKFQQRIAKADDAVRAITTAERALPIPTTFDVEGAPPSSDSNWLEAKFRHARENPELVLYKLKNTAYKYSWALIPISLPFLWLLFPFSRRYGMYDHAVFTTYSLTFMTLLTIALALLGAVGVPEWQLWTAAGIIPPIHIYKQLKGTYRLGRASGLVRTILLCGMILCGIVPVFAMLLIFMGLA, encoded by the coding sequence ATGACGGGAATCGAGGCGGGGGCGGATCTAGCCACCGGGGCATTGCTGGCTCGCGCGGTGGAGCCAGGAGCGGGCGGCCATCCGGGCGCCGATGGCCATGGCGAAGGGCAATGCCTCAATTGCGGAACGAGCCTGATCGGCACGCATTGCCATGCCTGCGGGCAGGCGGGGCACGTCCATCGCACGATAAGCGCCATCGGCCACGAAATCGCGCATGGCGTGTTCCATTTCGACGGCAAGATCTGGCGAACTCTGCCGATGCTGCTGTTCCATCCGGGCGATCTCACCCGGCGCTACATCGAGGGCGAACGTGCGCGCTTCGTGTCGCCGCTGGCGATCTTCCTGTTCTCGATCTTCCTGATGTTTGCTGTGATCGGCAACCTGTCGGGTTGGCATTTCGGCAATCCTGATTTCCTGAAACCCGGTGTGAGCGGTGGGATGGCGCAGGCGCGGATCAAGCTCGACGAGGAGCGTAAGCGCGCCATCGTTGTCGCGGATAGCGCGCGGGCGCGGCTTGCGAAGGAGCAGCGCAAGACAGATCCGGATAGCGAGGATGTTGCCAAGTTCCAGCAACGTATCGCGAAAGCGGATGATGCGGTGCGGGCGATCACCACCGCGGAGCGCGCGCTGCCGATACCGACGACCTTCGACGTAGAGGGCGCACCACCCTCGTCAGACAGCAACTGGCTGGAGGCGAAATTCCGCCACGCGCGCGAAAACCCGGAACTGGTGCTCTACAAGCTGAAGAACACCGCATACAAATACAGCTGGGCGCTGATCCCGATTTCGCTGCCGTTCCTGTGGCTGCTGTTTCCGTTCAGTCGCCGCTACGGCATGTACGATCACGCCGTCTTCACCACTTATTCGCTGACCTTCATGACCTTGCTCACGATCGCGCTGGCATTGCTGGGTGCGGTCGGTGTGCCGGAATGGCAGCTATGGACGGCCGCCGGAATCATTCCGCCGATCCATATCTACAAACAGCTGAAAGGCACCTATCGGCTGGGTCGGGCGAGTGGGCTGGTTCGTACCATTTTGTTGTGCGGGATGATCCTGTGCGGGATCGTGCCGGTCTTCGCGATGCTGCTGATCTTCATGGGCCTCGCATAA